In one Streptomyces sp. NBC_01288 genomic region, the following are encoded:
- a CDS encoding SpoIIE family protein phosphatase, with protein MRPVYPFDDAATARVVIDDAGTLVEWNDGAERLLGHTADEVVGRPAVRLLAGGAEALPGITGARWDGTVSLRHRDGRAVSVWLLAHHRRPRDGGPGDWLVVTPLEGGGPPAAEDPLATAALTQSPCAIAVYDERLRLSRVNDAMADVIGLPEERIQGLRITEIGGKTQSSELEQYMLRVLTSGTAEDFQIYMRTGGEDAAHAWLARMAPITDAEGRVRGVCLAAHDFTENYLSRERLQLVNEASVRIGTTLDVTRTAQELADVCVPALADFVSIDLLDPQEHGGEPPTAITTPIRLRRAAHQSVQQGSPEAVAKPGQLNLYPEQSPQADALVAGRTLVASGRALELWLAWDRTRSRRVEEYGIHSSMAVPIQARGVTLGVAVLTRYRRNDPFAADDVLLAEEVTARAAVCIDNARRFSRERETALALQRSLLPRKLPRTAALEAASRYLPAARAGVGGDWFDVIPLSGMRVAMVVGDVVGHGIQASATMGRLRTAVRTLADIDLAPDELLTHLDDLVVRLSAEAGGEGSPGEVGATCLYAVYDPVSRRCTLARAGHPPPVMIRPGGPPEPVDLPAGPPLGLGGLPFESAEFELPEGTVLALYTDGLIENRERDLDDSQRLLFDALYAPSDSLDETCDRILHAVLPPGGAADDVALLLARTQGLPAEQVSTWDIPADPSLVAPIRKQVVEQLDTWNMSEAGFTAELVVSELVTNAIRYGAHPIRLRLIHDATTLICEVSDTNHTAPHLRRAKTWDEGGRGLLLVAQLTQRWGSRHTADGKTIWAELSLFDEV; from the coding sequence ATGAGACCGGTCTACCCGTTCGACGATGCCGCGACGGCGCGGGTTGTCATCGACGACGCGGGCACTCTGGTGGAGTGGAACGACGGGGCCGAGCGGCTCCTCGGCCACACCGCGGACGAGGTCGTGGGCCGCCCGGCCGTGCGGCTGCTGGCCGGCGGTGCCGAGGCGCTGCCCGGGATCACGGGTGCCCGCTGGGACGGCACGGTCTCGTTGCGCCACCGCGACGGGCGGGCCGTGTCCGTATGGCTGCTGGCCCACCACCGGCGCCCCCGGGACGGTGGGCCCGGCGACTGGCTCGTCGTGACGCCGTTGGAGGGGGGCGGTCCGCCCGCGGCCGAGGACCCTCTCGCGACCGCGGCACTCACCCAGTCGCCGTGTGCCATCGCGGTCTACGACGAGCGGCTGCGGCTGAGCCGGGTCAACGACGCCATGGCCGATGTGATCGGGCTGCCCGAGGAGCGCATCCAGGGGCTGCGGATCACCGAGATCGGCGGGAAGACGCAGAGCTCGGAGCTGGAGCAGTACATGCTGCGCGTGCTCACCTCCGGCACCGCCGAGGACTTCCAGATCTACATGCGCACCGGCGGTGAGGACGCCGCGCACGCGTGGCTGGCCCGGATGGCGCCGATCACCGACGCCGAGGGGCGGGTGCGGGGCGTGTGTCTGGCCGCGCACGACTTCACCGAGAACTACCTGTCGCGGGAGCGGCTGCAACTCGTCAACGAGGCGAGCGTCCGCATCGGCACCACCCTCGACGTCACCCGTACGGCCCAGGAGCTCGCGGACGTCTGCGTACCGGCGCTCGCCGACTTCGTCAGCATCGATCTGCTGGACCCGCAGGAGCACGGCGGCGAGCCCCCGACGGCGATCACCACGCCCATCCGACTGCGCCGGGCCGCCCACCAGTCGGTGCAGCAGGGCAGCCCCGAGGCCGTCGCGAAACCGGGCCAGCTGAACCTGTATCCGGAGCAGTCCCCGCAGGCCGACGCGCTGGTCGCGGGCCGCACGCTCGTCGCCTCGGGCCGGGCCCTCGAACTCTGGCTCGCCTGGGACCGCACCCGCAGCAGGCGCGTCGAGGAGTACGGCATCCACTCCTCGATGGCCGTACCGATCCAGGCCCGCGGGGTCACCCTAGGTGTGGCGGTCCTCACCCGGTACCGGCGCAACGACCCGTTCGCCGCCGACGACGTCCTGCTGGCCGAGGAGGTCACCGCTCGGGCCGCCGTCTGCATCGACAACGCCCGCCGCTTCTCCCGCGAACGCGAGACCGCGCTGGCCCTCCAACGCAGCCTGCTCCCCCGCAAACTCCCGCGCACGGCCGCCCTGGAAGCCGCCTCACGCTATCTGCCGGCGGCGCGCGCGGGGGTCGGCGGCGACTGGTTCGACGTGATCCCGCTGTCCGGGATGCGGGTCGCCATGGTCGTCGGCGACGTCGTCGGCCACGGCATCCAGGCCTCCGCCACCATGGGCCGGCTGCGCACGGCCGTCCGCACCCTCGCCGACATCGACCTGGCCCCCGACGAGCTGCTGACCCATCTCGACGACCTCGTCGTACGGCTGTCCGCGGAGGCAGGCGGCGAGGGCAGCCCGGGTGAGGTCGGGGCGACCTGTCTGTACGCGGTGTACGACCCGGTGTCCCGCCGCTGCACGCTGGCCCGTGCCGGGCATCCGCCGCCGGTCATGATCCGGCCCGGCGGTCCGCCCGAGCCCGTCGACCTGCCCGCGGGACCGCCGCTCGGCCTGGGCGGGCTGCCCTTCGAGTCGGCCGAGTTCGAGCTGCCCGAGGGCACCGTGCTCGCCCTGTACACCGACGGGTTGATCGAGAACCGGGAGCGGGACCTCGACGACAGTCAACGGCTGCTGTTCGACGCCCTGTACGCCCCCTCGGACTCCCTGGACGAGACCTGCGACCGGATCCTGCACGCCGTACTCCCGCCGGGCGGTGCCGCCGACGACGTGGCGCTGCTGCTGGCGCGCACCCAGGGGCTGCCCGCCGAGCAGGTCTCGACCTGGGACATCCCCGCCGACCCGTCACTCGTCGCCCCGATCCGCAAGCAGGTCGTGGAGCAGCTCGACACCTGGAACATGAGCGAGGCCGGGTTCACGGCCGAGCTGGTGGTGAGCGAGCTGGTCACCAACGCCATCCGCTACGGCGCGCACCCCATCCGGCTCCGGCTGATCCATGACGCGACCACGCTGATCTGCGAGGTCTCCGACACCAATCACACGGCCCCGCACCTGCGCCGCGCCAAGACCTGGGACGAGGGCGGGCGCGGGCTGCTGCTGGTCGCGCAGCTCACCCAGCGCTGGGGCAGCCGGCACACGGCCGACGGCAAGACGATCTGGGCGGAGCTGTCCCTCTTCGACGAGGTCTGA
- a CDS encoding arsenic transporter, protein MRAAAWLHGAGTTSRVPEDRPLNTPLAETLSVVLLVAVLVWAVVRPFGWPEAVMAVPAAGIAVATGAISLDHARAEAEQLGPVVGFLAAVLVLAHFCDVEGLFRACGAWMAEWAKGSPSRLLTAVFALASVITAVLSLDATIVLLTPVVFATASRMGVRPKPHVYACTHLSNTASLLLPVSNLTNLLAFAASGLSFTRFAGLMVLPWLVAIGAEYLVFRRFFARDLAAAAPSPTSGDKPELPVFALATVACTLAGFVLTSAIGIDPAWAALAGALVLAGRALLRRQATPLTVVRAAAPSFLAFVLALGIVVRAVVDNGLSDALGHLLPGGTGIAALLGIAALAAVLANLINNLPAVLVLLPLTAQSGPGAVLAVLLGVNIGPNLTYAGSLATLLWRRIVHQHEHGVDLKEFTKLGLLAVPSALVPAVLALWVSLQVL, encoded by the coding sequence TTGCGCGCCGCGGCCTGGTTACATGGGGCGGGCACCACGTCCCGCGTCCCGGAGGACCGTCCGCTGAACACCCCGCTCGCCGAAACCCTGTCCGTCGTCCTGCTCGTCGCCGTCCTCGTGTGGGCCGTCGTCCGCCCCTTCGGGTGGCCGGAGGCGGTGATGGCGGTCCCCGCCGCCGGGATCGCCGTGGCCACCGGGGCGATCTCGCTCGACCACGCGCGGGCGGAGGCCGAGCAGCTCGGGCCGGTGGTCGGGTTCCTCGCCGCGGTCCTCGTACTCGCCCACTTCTGCGATGTGGAGGGCCTGTTCCGGGCCTGCGGGGCCTGGATGGCGGAATGGGCGAAGGGCAGTCCGAGCCGGCTGCTGACGGCGGTGTTCGCGCTGGCCTCGGTGATCACGGCCGTGCTGAGTCTGGACGCCACCATCGTGCTGCTGACGCCGGTCGTGTTCGCGACGGCGTCCCGGATGGGGGTGCGTCCCAAGCCGCACGTCTACGCGTGCACGCACCTGTCGAACACCGCCTCGCTGCTGCTGCCGGTCTCCAACCTGACGAACCTCCTCGCGTTCGCGGCGAGCGGTCTGAGCTTCACCCGCTTCGCCGGGCTGATGGTGCTGCCCTGGCTGGTCGCGATCGGCGCCGAGTACCTGGTGTTCCGGCGTTTCTTCGCCCGCGACCTCGCGGCGGCCGCGCCCTCACCGACATCGGGCGACAAGCCCGAGCTGCCCGTGTTCGCGCTGGCGACCGTCGCCTGCACCCTCGCCGGGTTCGTGCTGACCTCGGCGATCGGCATCGATCCGGCGTGGGCCGCGCTGGCGGGCGCGCTCGTCCTCGCCGGCCGGGCGCTGCTACGGCGCCAGGCGACCCCGCTCACGGTCGTACGGGCCGCCGCGCCGTCCTTCCTGGCGTTCGTGCTGGCGCTCGGGATCGTGGTGCGGGCCGTGGTGGACAACGGGCTCTCGGACGCGCTCGGGCACCTCCTGCCCGGCGGGACCGGCATCGCGGCCCTGCTCGGGATCGCCGCCCTGGCCGCCGTACTGGCGAATCTCATCAACAACCTGCCGGCGGTACTGGTCCTGCTGCCGCTGACCGCGCAGTCCGGGCCGGGGGCCGTGCTCGCCGTGCTGCTCGGGGTGAACATCGGGCCGAACCTGACCTACGCCGGGTCGCTCGCGACGCTGCTGTGGCGGCGGATCGTGCATCAGCACGAACACGGCGTGGATCTCAAGGAGTTCACGAAGCTGGGGCTGCTCGCCGTGCCGTCCGCGCTCGTCCCGGCGGTGCTGGCACTGTGGGTGTCGCTCCAGGTTCTCTGA
- a CDS encoding universal stress protein: MRVIAWLVEGTWPACVDAVRTHAPEADEVVLLHVSGPDVPEVAHGAFAGLLGRGGPHRDPGTRLEDLGSTSAAELLDAAAERLGRPCTRTERSGRVEREVVAAAGDADLLVLARDGDRARLGPHSLGPAVRFAVDHAPCPVLLVWPEAAPGISTLPPPPPHPPH, from the coding sequence ATGCGTGTGATCGCCTGGCTGGTCGAGGGCACATGGCCCGCCTGCGTGGACGCCGTACGGACGCATGCGCCGGAGGCGGACGAGGTGGTGCTGCTGCATGTGAGCGGGCCGGATGTGCCCGAGGTCGCGCACGGGGCGTTCGCCGGGCTGCTCGGCAGGGGTGGTCCGCACCGCGATCCCGGGACCCGGCTGGAGGATCTCGGCAGTACGTCCGCGGCGGAGCTGCTGGACGCGGCGGCCGAGCGGCTCGGGCGGCCGTGCACCCGGACGGAACGGTCCGGGCGCGTGGAGCGCGAGGTGGTGGCCGCCGCCGGGGACGCCGATCTGCTGGTGCTGGCCCGCGACGGCGACCGGGCCCGGCTCGGCCCGCACAGTCTCGGGCCCGCCGTACGGTTCGCCGTCGATCACGCGCCCTGTCCGGTGCTGCTGGTGTGGCCGGAGGCGGCGCCGGGCATCTCGACCCTGCCGCCGCCACCGCCGCATCCGCCGCACTGA
- a CDS encoding DUF4232 domain-containing protein, with product MANTSQSLRRAALLVSAIAVLGLTTTACDSGSGTVSSPQTQSGTAAPAGGDASADGSGTPASTSSGSDTATGSNSTSSGSSTSSGSGGTSTNSGTASSTRCHTSELKAKVGTNDPGAGQENFPIVLTNSSGRTCTVRGYPGAAFLNASGTQLGDDPQRESGSTVTTVTLKPGQSAWAGLSFSNPEVSGAKTAIASWLAVTPPDEQDSLHVKWTAGAVPLSGNSSSVRLTVLSAGTGS from the coding sequence ATGGCGAACACGTCCCAGTCCCTGCGCCGGGCGGCCCTGCTCGTGAGCGCGATCGCCGTCCTGGGTCTGACGACGACGGCCTGCGACAGCGGCAGCGGCACGGTGAGCAGCCCGCAGACCCAGTCGGGTACGGCCGCGCCCGCGGGCGGCGACGCCTCGGCCGACGGGTCCGGCACACCGGCCTCCACGTCGAGCGGCAGCGACACCGCGACCGGTTCGAACTCGACCTCGTCGGGTTCCTCCACCTCCTCGGGCTCCGGCGGCACGAGCACCAACTCCGGCACCGCGAGCAGCACCCGGTGCCACACCTCCGAGCTGAAGGCGAAGGTGGGCACCAACGACCCGGGCGCCGGGCAGGAGAACTTCCCGATCGTCCTCACCAATTCGTCCGGCCGTACCTGCACGGTCCGCGGCTATCCCGGCGCCGCCTTCCTGAACGCGTCCGGCACCCAGCTGGGCGACGACCCGCAGCGCGAGTCGGGCAGCACCGTCACCACGGTCACGCTGAAGCCGGGGCAGAGCGCCTGGGCGGGCCTGTCCTTCTCCAACCCGGAGGTCAGCGGCGCCAAGACGGCGATCGCGAGTTGGCTCGCGGTGACCCCGCCCGACGAGCAGGACTCGCTGCACGTGAAGTGGACGGCCGGCGCGGTGCCCCTGTCGGGCAACTCGTCCTCGGTGCGTCTGACGGTGCTCAGCGCGGGTACGGGTTCCTGA
- a CDS encoding glycoside hydrolase family 2 TIM barrel-domain containing protein, producing MTVTRRSVLIASTAAPTAASLLSAPAARAAGASTSGRRTVPLRDGWRFALVNPGGTTDPTGAYAEAAAPDYDDSAWRQVAVPHDWSIEQTPTTAYGTTSGTGFFPGGLGWYRIAFTLPPAFAGKRISVEFDGVYMDSYVHCNGTQVGQHPYGYTGFAFDLTDLAHTDGTTENVVAVQVRNQLPSSRWYSGSGIYREARLVITEPVHVERRGTYVTTPDITAERAVIRVRTSVVNESGTASEVEVRSRVVDPGGRTVARAASTVTVTDRATEPHELAVPKPKLWDIETPDHRYTLETELRVAGRTVDTYSTPFGIRTYRFDPDEGFSLNGTHTKIKGVDLHHDQGALGSAISLDAVRRQLSIMKSMGVNAFRTSHNPPSPQIIQACEELGIVMMVEAFDCWHTGKTTYDYHRFFDDWCERDATEMVLAARNSPAVVLWSIGNEIPDSTATAGLAMADRIIGAIKAADDTRPVVIGSNKYHGVPAKGSAADLMLAKLDGLGLNYNTAKSVDALHAAYPNLFLFESESSSETSTRGAYQEPEHLNTGENHTPGRRDTSSYDNNLASWTMSGEYGHKKDRDRKWFAGQFLWSGIDYIGEPTPYDVFPVKASFFGAVDTAGFPKDMYHLFRSQWVSEPMVHLVPMSWNHRPGDTVEVWAYANVETVELFLNGKSLGTREFDTKKTTDGRTYLETTEATGDDKTFTTGPYPGSYTSPNGSAGKLHLTWKVPYEPGELKAVASSGGKTVASDVLRTAGPAHAVRLTADRKSLAADGRSLVFVTAEVVDAHGVVLPDADDLIAFEVRGGSLAGLDNGREESAERYQASTRTAFHGKALAIVRSGTKAGSLKVTARAEGLRGGTVTVRTAPGRDVVVTSAERFEADYPTPLNYPYADASYSGRPDTLPVAMLDGDAATGWSNAFAKSATALLPGFSGARGEDWVSVDWGRVRSFDRVEVSFTADSTHSLPAAVVVAVWDGRAWVPVEGAAVDWATASDTPTVVTFGAVRGSRVRLTLSSAHPGAAQGAVRISKLEAPAG from the coding sequence ATGACGGTCACTCGCAGATCGGTTTTGATCGCTTCCACGGCCGCGCCGACGGCCGCATCACTCCTGTCCGCCCCGGCCGCACGCGCCGCCGGCGCGAGCACGTCCGGCCGCCGCACGGTCCCGCTCCGGGACGGCTGGCGCTTCGCGCTGGTCAACCCGGGCGGGACCACCGACCCGACCGGCGCCTACGCCGAGGCCGCCGCACCGGACTACGACGACTCGGCCTGGCGCCAGGTCGCGGTCCCGCACGACTGGAGCATCGAACAGACCCCCACCACGGCCTACGGCACGACCAGCGGCACCGGGTTCTTCCCCGGCGGCCTCGGCTGGTACCGGATCGCCTTCACCCTGCCGCCGGCCTTCGCGGGCAAGCGGATCTCGGTCGAGTTCGACGGCGTCTACATGGACTCGTACGTCCACTGCAACGGCACGCAGGTCGGCCAACACCCCTACGGATACACGGGGTTCGCCTTCGACCTCACCGACCTGGCGCACACCGACGGCACCACGGAGAACGTCGTCGCGGTGCAGGTGCGCAACCAACTCCCCAGCAGCCGCTGGTACTCGGGCAGCGGCATCTACCGCGAGGCCCGCCTCGTCATCACCGAGCCGGTGCACGTCGAACGCCGGGGTACGTACGTCACGACCCCGGACATCACCGCCGAGCGGGCCGTCATACGGGTGCGGACGTCCGTGGTGAATGAATCCGGCACCGCGAGCGAGGTCGAGGTCCGATCGAGAGTCGTCGACCCCGGCGGCCGGACGGTGGCCCGCGCCGCCTCCACGGTCACCGTCACCGACCGCGCGACCGAACCCCATGAACTCGCCGTCCCCAAGCCCAAGTTGTGGGACATCGAGACCCCGGACCACCGCTACACCCTGGAGACCGAACTGCGGGTGGCCGGCAGGACGGTCGACACGTACAGCACCCCCTTCGGCATCCGCACCTATCGCTTCGACCCGGACGAGGGCTTCTCCCTCAACGGAACGCACACCAAGATCAAGGGCGTTGACCTCCACCACGACCAAGGCGCCCTCGGCTCCGCGATCAGCCTCGACGCCGTACGCAGGCAGTTGAGCATCATGAAGTCGATGGGCGTCAACGCCTTCCGCACCTCCCACAACCCGCCCTCGCCCCAAATCATCCAGGCCTGCGAGGAGTTGGGCATCGTGATGATGGTCGAGGCCTTCGACTGCTGGCACACCGGCAAGACCACCTACGACTACCACCGGTTCTTCGACGACTGGTGCGAGCGGGACGCCACCGAGATGGTCCTCGCCGCCCGCAACTCGCCCGCCGTGGTGCTGTGGTCCATCGGCAACGAGATCCCGGACTCCACCGCCACCGCCGGACTGGCGATGGCCGACCGCATCATCGGCGCGATCAAGGCGGCGGACGACACCCGGCCGGTGGTCATCGGCTCGAACAAGTACCACGGGGTGCCCGCCAAGGGCTCCGCCGCCGACCTCATGCTCGCCAAGCTCGACGGACTCGGCCTCAACTACAACACCGCCAAGTCGGTCGACGCTCTGCACGCGGCCTATCCGAACCTGTTCCTCTTCGAGTCCGAGTCCTCCTCGGAGACCTCGACACGCGGCGCCTACCAGGAGCCGGAGCACCTGAACACCGGCGAGAACCACACCCCGGGCAGGCGCGACACCTCGTCGTACGACAACAACCTCGCCTCCTGGACGATGAGCGGCGAGTACGGACACAAGAAGGACCGGGACCGGAAGTGGTTCGCGGGCCAGTTCCTGTGGTCCGGCATCGACTACATCGGGGAGCCGACGCCGTACGACGTCTTCCCGGTCAAGGCGTCCTTCTTCGGCGCGGTCGACACGGCCGGCTTCCCGAAGGACATGTACCACCTCTTCCGCAGCCAGTGGGTCAGTGAGCCCATGGTCCATCTGGTGCCGATGAGCTGGAACCACCGGCCGGGCGACACGGTCGAGGTCTGGGCGTACGCCAACGTCGAGACCGTCGAGCTGTTCCTCAACGGAAAGTCCCTGGGGACAAGGGAGTTCGACACCAAGAAGACCACCGACGGCCGCACCTACCTGGAGACCACCGAGGCCACCGGCGACGACAAGACCTTCACCACCGGCCCCTACCCGGGCAGTTACACCAGCCCGAACGGCAGCGCGGGCAAACTCCACCTGACCTGGAAAGTCCCTTACGAGCCGGGCGAGTTGAAGGCGGTGGCGAGCAGCGGCGGGAAGACGGTCGCGTCGGACGTGCTGCGCACGGCGGGACCCGCACACGCCGTCCGCCTCACGGCCGACCGCAAGTCCCTTGCCGCGGACGGCCGTTCGCTGGTCTTCGTGACGGCCGAGGTCGTCGACGCCCACGGGGTCGTCCTGCCCGACGCGGACGATCTGATCGCCTTCGAGGTGCGGGGTGGATCACTTGCCGGTCTCGACAACGGGCGCGAGGAGAGCGCCGAGCGCTACCAGGCGAGCACCCGAACCGCCTTTCACGGCAAGGCACTTGCGATCGTGCGGTCCGGTACGAAGGCGGGCTCGCTGAAGGTGACGGCGCGGGCGGAGGGGCTGCGGGGCGGCACGGTGACGGTACGGACGGCACCGGGTCGGGATGTGGTCGTGACTTCGGCGGAGCGCTTCGAGGCCGACTACCCGACGCCCCTGAACTACCCCTACGCCGACGCGAGTTACTCCGGCCGACCCGACACACTCCCCGTCGCCATGCTCGACGGTGACGCGGCGACCGGATGGTCCAACGCGTTCGCGAAGTCGGCCACGGCTCTGTTGCCAGGGTTCAGCGGCGCGCGTGGGGAGGACTGGGTGTCGGTGGACTGGGGCAGGGTGCGGTCCTTCGACCGGGTGGAGGTGTCGTTCACCGCGGACTCGACGCACAGTCTGCCCGCGGCGGTGGTGGTCGCGGTGTGGGACGGTCGGGCGTGGGTGCCGGTGGAGGGGGCCGCCGTCGACTGGGCCACGGCCTCGGACACCCCGACTGTCGTCACCTTCGGTGCTGTGCGCGGGTCGCGGGTGCGGCTGACGTTGAGCAGTGCTCATCCGGGGGCGGCTCAAGGGGCGGTGAGGATCAGCAAGTTGGAGGCTCCGGCCGGATAG
- a CDS encoding RNA polymerase sigma factor gives MRDTVRTEELARRAAAGDPGALDELLRSIGPEVLRRCGRFLPCREDAEEAAQDVLMQVARKIGTFEGRSLFSTWLYTVVANGARQKYRELKRRAAEQPAEIDVSQHVDPRTTSVIAGSKIDLLEALERLEREQPHLVEPLVYRDICNLEYADIAARLGIPLGTLKSRLHEARRQVRPWLTDLS, from the coding sequence GTGCGGGACACGGTACGGACCGAGGAACTGGCGCGGCGGGCCGCGGCCGGTGACCCGGGTGCCCTGGACGAGCTCCTGCGGTCGATCGGACCCGAGGTCCTGAGGCGGTGCGGGCGCTTCCTGCCGTGCCGCGAGGACGCCGAGGAAGCGGCGCAGGACGTGCTGATGCAGGTCGCCCGGAAGATCGGCACGTTCGAGGGCCGCAGCCTCTTCAGCACCTGGCTCTACACGGTGGTCGCCAACGGCGCCCGGCAGAAGTACCGCGAGCTGAAGCGGCGGGCCGCCGAGCAGCCGGCCGAGATCGACGTGTCACAGCACGTCGATCCGCGCACCACGAGCGTGATCGCCGGCTCGAAGATCGACCTCCTGGAGGCGCTGGAACGCCTGGAGCGGGAGCAGCCGCACCTCGTCGAGCCGCTGGTCTACCGGGACATCTGCAACCTGGAGTACGCCGACATCGCCGCTCGCCTCGGCATCCCGCTCGGCACCCTCAAGTCCCGGCTGCACGAGGCCCGCCGCCAGGTCAGGCCCTGGCTGACCGACCTCTCCTGA
- a CDS encoding serine/threonine-protein kinase, translated as MHFVEQIGRYRLERRLGTGAFGTVWLAHDDVLEAPVAVKVLADNWAHRLDIVDRFLSEARLLRRADSNRVVQVYDIGELPDGRPYFVMEYADAGTLADLLTAGPLPVSEALRLTALAARGAAALHKAGIVHRDIKPTNVLLRTAPDGSYRVLLADLGLAKSLAQGSGLTLAAGSAGYQPPEQAQPGYGIDERADVYSLGAVGYELLTGTVPGAPGQVVRPDRLRPDVSPDVQRAVLRALEPDRERRWPTAREFAEELERLAAEAAPTRRQRKPHSRHRGVALMAGLFVVVAAGTGAVVLNLPSSSGSSSVLRVKDSTGRIVAEVPDAWGRQLRDSGWNPQALGLTAGSEPGLAVADDLSKWPDLSADVNGVFIGLSEHGSVATEVDGIAHSGCHYDGSHAYSSATWRGTIRTWSDCSGSTGTLSETALRMVGGAAQPQVYVQIRQHSGDATSRILRSLRVT; from the coding sequence ATGCACTTCGTCGAACAGATCGGCCGCTACAGACTCGAACGCCGCCTGGGCACCGGCGCGTTCGGCACGGTCTGGCTCGCGCACGACGACGTGCTCGAAGCTCCGGTGGCCGTGAAGGTCCTCGCCGACAACTGGGCGCACCGCCTCGACATCGTCGACCGCTTCCTCTCCGAGGCCCGGCTGCTGCGCCGCGCCGACTCGAACCGGGTCGTCCAGGTCTACGACATCGGTGAGCTGCCGGACGGACGGCCGTACTTCGTCATGGAGTACGCCGACGCCGGCACCCTCGCCGATCTCCTCACCGCCGGTCCACTGCCCGTCTCCGAGGCGCTGCGGCTGACCGCGCTGGCCGCCCGGGGCGCCGCCGCGCTGCACAAGGCGGGGATCGTGCACCGGGACATCAAGCCGACCAACGTGCTGCTGCGCACCGCGCCGGACGGCAGCTACCGCGTCCTGCTCGCCGACCTGGGCCTGGCCAAGAGCCTGGCGCAGGGGTCGGGCCTGACCCTGGCCGCCGGTTCGGCGGGCTACCAGCCGCCGGAGCAGGCGCAGCCCGGGTACGGCATCGACGAGCGTGCCGACGTGTACAGCCTGGGAGCGGTCGGCTACGAGCTGCTCACCGGCACGGTCCCGGGGGCTCCCGGGCAGGTCGTACGGCCGGACCGGCTGCGGCCGGACGTGTCGCCCGACGTCCAGCGGGCCGTGCTCCGCGCGCTGGAACCGGACCGCGAGCGGCGCTGGCCGACGGCGCGGGAGTTCGCGGAGGAGCTGGAGCGGCTGGCCGCCGAGGCCGCCCCCACGCGCAGGCAGCGCAAGCCGCACAGTCGGCACCGCGGCGTCGCGCTGATGGCCGGTCTGTTCGTCGTGGTGGCGGCCGGCACGGGCGCCGTGGTGTTGAACCTGCCCTCGTCGTCCGGGAGTTCATCGGTACTGCGGGTCAAGGACAGCACCGGCCGGATCGTGGCCGAGGTGCCCGACGCGTGGGGCCGTCAATTGCGTGACTCGGGCTGGAATCCGCAGGCGCTCGGGCTGACGGCCGGGAGCGAGCCGGGGCTGGCCGTCGCCGACGACCTGTCGAAGTGGCCGGATCTGTCGGCGGACGTGAACGGCGTGTTCATCGGCCTGAGCGAGCACGGCAGCGTGGCGACCGAGGTGGACGGCATCGCGCACTCCGGCTGTCACTACGACGGCAGCCACGCCTACTCCAGCGCCACCTGGCGCGGCACGATCCGTACCTGGAGCGACTGCTCGGGCAGCACGGGCACCCTCTCGGAGACCGCGCTGCGCATGGTCGGCGGCGCGGCGCAGCCCCAGGTCTACGTGCAGATCCGGCAGCACAGCGGTGACGCGACCTCGCGCATACTCCGCTCGCTCCGGGTCACCTGA